In Comamonas sp. lk, the following proteins share a genomic window:
- the plsX gene encoding phosphate acyltransferase PlsX, which produces MITLAVDCMGGDHGPRVTLAACRQFLETHPDAHLLLVGKPQELESFKHERATIVPASEVVAMDDPVEIALRRKKDSSMRVAVAQVKDGKAQAAVSAGNTGALMAISRYVLKTLEGIDRPAIAFGLPNSKGTDTTMLDLGANVDCSAEHLLQFAFMGSALVSALKNVEAPTVGLLNIGEELIKGSEVIKRAGELLRAAGEAGNLNFYGNVEGNDTFKGVVDVVVCDGFVGNVSLKTTEGVASMISGILKEEFKRNIFTKIAAIIAYPVLSALMKRVDHRRYNGAALLGLRGLVFKSHGSADAIAFEHALQRAYDAARNNLLDRVRSRIAASAPLLLAVQSEQGTSAP; this is translated from the coding sequence ATGATCACTTTGGCTGTTGACTGCATGGGGGGCGATCATGGCCCCCGCGTCACGCTGGCGGCGTGCCGTCAGTTTCTTGAAACCCACCCTGATGCCCATCTTTTGCTGGTTGGCAAGCCGCAGGAGTTGGAAAGCTTCAAGCATGAACGTGCCACCATCGTGCCGGCCTCCGAGGTCGTGGCCATGGACGACCCGGTGGAAATCGCTTTGCGAAGGAAAAAGGATTCGTCCATGCGCGTGGCCGTTGCCCAGGTCAAGGACGGAAAAGCCCAGGCTGCCGTATCTGCTGGCAATACCGGTGCGCTGATGGCCATTTCGCGCTATGTACTCAAAACCCTTGAGGGCATTGACAGGCCTGCTATTGCTTTTGGTCTGCCCAACTCCAAGGGTACCGATACCACCATGCTGGACCTGGGTGCCAATGTGGACTGCTCGGCGGAGCATTTGCTGCAATTCGCCTTCATGGGTTCGGCCCTGGTTTCTGCGCTCAAGAATGTGGAAGCTCCCACTGTGGGCTTGCTCAATATTGGCGAAGAGCTGATCAAGGGTAGCGAAGTCATCAAGCGCGCGGGCGAGTTGCTGCGTGCGGCCGGTGAGGCGGGCAATCTCAATTTCTACGGCAACGTGGAAGGTAACGATACCTTCAAGGGTGTGGTGGATGTAGTCGTTTGTGACGGCTTTGTGGGCAATGTCTCCCTCAAGACCACCGAAGGCGTGGCTTCCATGATCTCCGGTATTTTGAAGGAAGAGTTCAAGCGCAACATCTTCACAAAAATTGCCGCCATCATTGCTTATCCGGTGCTATCTGCTTTGATGAAGCGCGTGGATCATAGGCGCTACAACGGTGCGGCCCTTTTGGGCCTGCGGGGTCTGGTGTTCAAAAGCCACGGTTCTGCGGATGCAATCGCTTTCGAGCACGCATTGCAGCGCGCGTATGATGCGGCACGCAACAATTTGCTTGACCGTGTCCGCAGCCGCATCGCTGCCTCAGCGCCTTTGCTGCTGGCAGTGCAGTCGGAACAAGGAACGTCGGCGCCCTGA
- the rpmF gene encoding 50S ribosomal protein L32, with protein MAVQQNKKSPSKRGMHRSHNALNVPGIAVEATTGETHLRHHISPNGVYRGRQVLKNKSEA; from the coding sequence ATGGCTGTTCAGCAAAACAAGAAGTCTCCCTCCAAGCGCGGCATGCACCGTTCGCACAATGCACTGAATGTGCCAGGAATCGCTGTGGAAGCCACAACCGGCGAAACCCACCTGCGTCACCACATCAGCCCCAACGGCGTGTACCGTGGCCGTCAAGTGCTGAAGAACAAGTCCGAAGCCTAA
- a CDS encoding beta-ketoacyl-ACP synthase III gives MRRYARIIGTGSYLPPRRLTNNDLAAELAQRGLETSDEWIVERTGIRARHFAAPDVTSSDLACEASKKAIEAAGIAPSDIDLIIVATSTPDMVFPSTAAILQHKLGITNGCPAFDVQAVCSGFVYALTVADSMIQSGAAKRVLVVGSEVFSRILDFNDRTTCVLFGDGAGAVVLEASEEPGILATELHADGSHVGILCVPGHVSGGNVLGDPVLKMDGQAVFKLAVSVLDKAARATLEKAGMTDADIDWLIPHQANIRIMQSTARKLKLSMDKVVVTVDQHGNTSAASIPLALDHGVRNGQVKKGQTVLLEGVGGGFTWGAVLLKM, from the coding sequence ATGAGACGCTACGCACGCATCATTGGCACCGGTAGTTACCTGCCGCCCCGCCGCCTGACCAATAACGACCTGGCTGCCGAGTTGGCCCAGCGTGGACTTGAGACCTCGGATGAGTGGATCGTCGAGCGCACCGGCATTCGCGCCCGCCATTTCGCCGCTCCCGATGTGACCAGTAGCGATCTGGCCTGCGAGGCTTCCAAGAAGGCCATCGAGGCGGCTGGCATTGCGCCTTCGGATATCGATCTGATCATCGTCGCGACCTCAACGCCCGACATGGTCTTTCCCTCGACTGCGGCCATCCTGCAGCACAAGCTGGGCATTACCAACGGTTGCCCCGCATTTGACGTGCAGGCTGTGTGCAGCGGTTTTGTCTATGCCCTGACGGTGGCGGATTCCATGATCCAGTCAGGTGCTGCCAAGCGCGTGCTGGTGGTGGGCTCTGAAGTGTTCAGCCGCATTCTGGATTTCAACGATCGCACCACCTGTGTGCTGTTCGGCGACGGCGCAGGCGCCGTGGTGCTGGAGGCTTCGGAAGAGCCAGGCATCCTGGCCACCGAGCTGCATGCCGACGGCAGCCATGTGGGAATTCTCTGCGTGCCCGGTCATGTGTCTGGCGGCAATGTGCTGGGCGACCCCGTGCTCAAGATGGACGGCCAGGCCGTGTTCAAGCTCGCGGTCAGCGTGCTGGACAAGGCAGCCCGTGCCACGCTGGAAAAAGCGGGCATGACGGATGCCGATATCGACTGGCTGATTCCGCACCAGGCCAATATCCGCATCATGCAAAGCACGGCGCGCAAGCTCAAGCTGTCCATGGACAAGGTGGTGGTGACCGTCGATCAGCACGGTAATACCTCGGCGGCCTCGATTCCGCTGGCTCTGGATCACGGCGTGCGCAACGGACAGGTCAAGAAAGGCCAGACTGTTTTGCTCGAAGGCGTGGGCGGTGGCTTTACCTGGGGTGCTGTACTCCTCAAGATGTAG
- a CDS encoding YceD family protein: MSKDFSATRLDVHAFAQAAGLLQGQAPLSAFTRLAQDAQPHTGVEPEVRWEVEGELVEEAGGAGKVWLHVYAEVGLPMVCQRCLTMASIPLEVDRSFRFVNDEATAELEDDDSEEDVLALSREFNLLELIEDELLMEVPVVPRHDACPEPVTLQSSDTDFEEANTQKENPFDVLRSLDVGKSAD, encoded by the coding sequence ATGAGCAAGGATTTTTCTGCGACCCGGCTGGATGTGCATGCATTTGCACAGGCCGCAGGTCTTCTACAGGGCCAGGCACCATTGTCGGCCTTTACCCGTCTGGCCCAGGATGCCCAGCCGCATACAGGGGTTGAACCCGAAGTGCGCTGGGAAGTCGAAGGCGAGCTGGTCGAGGAAGCCGGTGGTGCCGGCAAGGTGTGGCTGCACGTCTATGCCGAAGTGGGCTTGCCCATGGTCTGCCAGCGCTGCCTGACAATGGCCTCCATTCCCCTCGAGGTTGATAGGTCATTTCGCTTCGTCAATGACGAAGCCACGGCAGAACTGGAAGATGACGACAGTGAAGAAGATGTGCTCGCGCTCAGTCGCGAGTTCAATCTGCTGGAGCTGATCGAGGACGAGCTGCTGATGGAGGTACCTGTGGTGCCGCGTCATGATGCCTGTCCCGAACCCGTCACGCTCCAGTCCAGCGACACTGACTTTGAAGAGGCCAATACCCAGAAGGAAAACCCTTTTGATGTGCTGCGCTCTCTGGATGTAGGCAAGTCAGCCGACTGA